A genomic region of Prosthecobacter sp. contains the following coding sequences:
- a CDS encoding cobalamin-independent methionine synthase II family protein yields MATIQTTTVGSYPVPDWLSALPSEAAVIDATRVVFDTQRQAGIDLPTDGELYRFDVNHPDTNGMIEYFVHKLGGIDSRVGREDTAAFRAKHEMAFRSKPAAVVRGPITEGVLNLAEDCARAGKVAGGPFKFTLTSPYMLARTLLDTHYNDFAALNMAIADALAAQAADLQCDCVQVDEANIPGNPADAPIAAAGINRVLDAVKGTKAVHFCFGNYGGQTIQKGEWAALITFLNSLRADHLVLELAHRPAADLDALKELDPKIGVGLGVVDIKVNHVESADEIAHRIEAAEKKLGAGRVKFIHPDCGFWMLKRSIADRKIEALAKGRDRFAGR; encoded by the coding sequence ATGGCCACCATCCAGACCACCACCGTCGGCTCCTATCCTGTTCCTGACTGGCTCAGCGCCCTGCCCAGCGAAGCAGCCGTCATTGATGCCACTCGCGTCGTCTTCGACACGCAGCGCCAGGCGGGCATTGATCTGCCGACCGATGGCGAACTGTATCGCTTCGATGTCAATCATCCCGACACGAACGGCATGATTGAGTATTTCGTCCACAAGCTCGGCGGCATCGACAGCCGCGTGGGCCGTGAAGACACCGCCGCGTTTCGTGCCAAGCATGAGATGGCCTTCCGCAGCAAGCCAGCCGCCGTCGTGCGTGGCCCCATCACCGAAGGCGTGCTCAATCTGGCCGAGGACTGCGCCCGTGCGGGCAAGGTGGCTGGTGGACCGTTCAAGTTCACGCTCACCAGCCCCTACATGCTCGCCCGCACCTTGCTGGACACGCATTACAACGACTTCGCCGCGCTGAACATGGCCATCGCCGATGCTTTGGCCGCGCAGGCCGCCGATTTGCAGTGCGACTGCGTGCAAGTCGATGAAGCCAACATCCCCGGCAATCCCGCCGATGCTCCCATCGCCGCCGCGGGCATCAATCGCGTGCTCGATGCGGTCAAAGGCACGAAAGCCGTCCATTTCTGCTTCGGCAACTACGGCGGCCAGACGATTCAGAAAGGCGAGTGGGCCGCGCTCATCACGTTTTTGAATTCATTGCGCGCCGATCACCTCGTGCTCGAACTCGCACATCGCCCCGCTGCTGATCTAGACGCGCTCAAGGAACTCGACCCAAAAATCGGCGTCGGTCTCGGCGTCGTGGACATCAAGGTGAACCACGTCGAATCCGCCGATGAAATCGCCCACCGCATCGAAGCGGCGGAGAAAAAGCTCGGTGCAGGCCGCGTGAAGTTCATCCACCCCGACTGCGGCTTCTGGATGCTCAAGCGCAGCATCGCCGACCGCAAGATCGAGGCGCTGGCGAAAGGACGTGACAGGTTCGCGGGGCGGTGA
- a CDS encoding RNA polymerase sigma factor, with protein sequence MELTLDFGIELPAYRPIARRVTDSPPSFEQIVDAHYQGLHRFALSMCRSEATAQDLVQQTFLQWAKKGHTLRDTSKVKTWLFTTIYREWLSIARREKKHEQVEFEPELHGVAHNSDESENPRVDGATLQKALEQLDPNYRAPLVLFYLKELSYREIAESLGIPIGTVMSRLSRAKNHLRSILLQLEENIIPAQFTS encoded by the coding sequence ATGGAACTCACCCTCGATTTTGGCATTGAACTGCCTGCATACCGCCCGATAGCACGCCGCGTGACCGATTCTCCGCCCAGCTTCGAGCAGATCGTGGACGCCCACTACCAGGGCCTCCACCGCTTCGCGCTGAGCATGTGCCGCAGCGAGGCCACGGCACAGGACCTGGTGCAGCAGACGTTTTTGCAGTGGGCGAAGAAAGGCCACACGCTCCGCGACACCTCGAAGGTGAAGACCTGGCTCTTCACCACGATCTACCGCGAGTGGCTCAGCATCGCCCGGCGGGAGAAAAAGCACGAGCAGGTCGAATTTGAGCCCGAGCTGCACGGCGTGGCCCATAACAGCGACGAGAGTGAAAATCCCCGCGTGGATGGTGCCACACTGCAAAAGGCGCTCGAACAACTCGATCCGAACTACCGCGCACCGCTGGTGCTGTTTTACCTCAAGGAACTGTCGTATCGTGAAATCGCCGAATCGCTCGGCATCCCCATCGGCACCGTCATGTCCCGCCTCTCCCGTGCGAAGAACCATCTCCGCTCCATCCTGCTCCAACTCGAAGAAAACATCATCCCTGCCCAATTCACCTCGTGA
- the mpl gene encoding UDP-N-acetylmuramate:L-alanyl-gamma-D-glutamyl-meso-diaminopimelate ligase, whose amino-acid sequence MAPTTKHIHFIGICGTAMGSTAVALRALGHQISGSDEKVYPPMSDVLSNAGITVTEGYKPENLPLNADVYVVGNAISRGNAELEALLEKKLPYVSMAEMLKREVIQGKRSFVVSGTHGKTTTTTMLAWIYEHAGKNPGFMIGGVPENFESGARFTHSDLFVIEGDEYDTAYFDKRSKFLHYLPECAIVNNIEFDHADIFENLDAILLSFQRFLNTVPRNGLVLINGDDPNCLTLRAKCPAPLKTVGLGPTCDFRIKITRVTPESTHFEINGDAFEVPMVGEFNARNAAMCVCAARFAGLSDDAIRAGLMSFRGIRRRQQERGTTHGITIIDDFGHHPTAIRETLRGLRQRYNGRRLWALFEPRSNTSRRNVLQNELIEALTEADGSVIAAVANPEKVAADQRLDTAKVALSVTARGKPCWFEANTEAIVSRLKNETRTGDVIVVFSNGGFDGIHDKLLKTL is encoded by the coding sequence ATGGCACCAACCACCAAGCACATTCATTTCATCGGCATCTGCGGCACCGCGATGGGTTCGACTGCGGTCGCGTTACGGGCTCTGGGACATCAAATCAGCGGCTCTGACGAGAAAGTGTACCCGCCCATGAGCGATGTGCTGAGTAACGCGGGCATCACCGTCACCGAAGGCTATAAGCCGGAGAATCTGCCGCTGAACGCGGATGTGTATGTGGTGGGCAATGCGATCTCACGCGGCAACGCGGAACTCGAAGCGCTGCTGGAAAAGAAACTGCCGTATGTCTCGATGGCGGAGATGCTGAAGCGCGAGGTGATCCAGGGCAAACGCAGCTTCGTGGTGAGCGGCACGCACGGCAAAACGACGACGACGACAATGCTGGCGTGGATTTACGAGCATGCGGGCAAGAACCCCGGCTTCATGATCGGCGGCGTGCCGGAGAATTTTGAATCAGGCGCGCGCTTCACGCATTCCGACCTCTTTGTGATCGAGGGAGACGAGTACGACACGGCCTATTTCGACAAACGCAGCAAGTTCCTGCACTACCTGCCGGAGTGCGCGATCGTGAACAACATTGAATTCGATCACGCGGACATCTTTGAGAATCTGGATGCCATCCTGCTCTCGTTTCAGCGCTTCCTGAACACCGTGCCGCGCAACGGCCTGGTGCTGATCAATGGGGATGATCCCAACTGCCTCACGCTGCGCGCCAAGTGCCCTGCCCCGCTCAAGACGGTCGGTCTGGGGCCGACGTGTGACTTCCGCATCAAGATCACCCGCGTGACGCCTGAGAGCACGCATTTTGAGATCAATGGCGATGCGTTTGAGGTGCCAATGGTGGGTGAGTTCAACGCGCGCAACGCGGCGATGTGCGTGTGCGCGGCCCGTTTCGCCGGATTGAGCGACGATGCGATTCGTGCGGGCCTGATGAGCTTCCGCGGCATCCGCCGCCGCCAGCAAGAACGCGGCACGACGCACGGCATCACGATCATCGACGACTTCGGCCATCATCCGACGGCGATCCGCGAGACCCTGCGCGGCCTGCGCCAGCGCTACAACGGCCGCCGCCTGTGGGCGCTGTTTGAGCCGCGCTCGAACACGAGCCGCCGCAATGTGCTGCAAAATGAATTGATCGAGGCTTTGACCGAGGCCGACGGCTCCGTGATCGCCGCCGTGGCAAATCCCGAGAAAGTGGCGGCGGATCAACGATTGGACACGGCCAAGGTGGCGTTGTCAGTAACTGCACGCGGCAAGCCGTGCTGGTTTGAAGCGAACACCGAAGCGATTGTGAGCCGCCTGAAGAACGAAACACGCACCGGTGATGTGATCGTAGTGTTCAGCAACGGCGGCTTCGACGGCATCCACGACAAGCTGCTGAAGACGCTTTAA
- a CDS encoding L,D-transpeptidase family protein, protein MLPPLVGVGVCGGIIHFLKNHEMFRPGTVTLPTAAVTKVRQGKLSEVVSAEIRAALPVDATFTPAVPKIAPSTAEKDALRRAAEAEKVKPANSAKPASTEPVATSAAKPGKPAPVMAVKAPAWRPVFDPITEHWTRLMPRTDALPQAYQAVLNDDSAHLAKLIAMGIPPNETTLSGDTPLCAAVRMGRAECVRVLALAGVDMNQPAHEKQPPIAIASLRRNVEVLEALIDAGVDPNTRFKTPVAKQLIDRCMIKDLRNAMESDRGITPLICCAARGDVEGAVTLMRAGAKAGLGTTRYHRYPINFAATQGYLFLMRVLLGRDPDSEPDTLVTVDLSSQRAWVMKEGRIINSTSVSTGREGYGTPAGRYVITDKHTTHTSTLYHVAMPWFMRLNCGAIGLHSGYVTGRPASHGCIRLPHEKAKQFFSQVRVGDEVQIVY, encoded by the coding sequence GTGCTCCCGCCACTCGTTGGCGTGGGAGTTTGTGGCGGCATCATCCACTTTTTGAAGAACCACGAAATGTTCCGGCCCGGAACAGTCACGTTGCCCACCGCTGCGGTTACCAAGGTGCGCCAGGGCAAATTGAGCGAGGTAGTCTCCGCTGAGATTCGGGCTGCGTTGCCTGTCGATGCGACCTTCACTCCTGCGGTGCCGAAGATCGCTCCATCCACCGCCGAAAAAGACGCGCTCAGACGTGCTGCTGAAGCCGAGAAGGTGAAACCTGCCAATTCAGCGAAGCCAGCCAGCACGGAACCTGTGGCGACCTCGGCCGCGAAGCCGGGCAAGCCAGCGCCTGTCATGGCTGTCAAAGCGCCCGCATGGCGTCCGGTTTTCGATCCCATCACCGAACATTGGACGCGTTTGATGCCGCGCACGGACGCGCTGCCGCAGGCGTACCAAGCCGTGCTCAATGATGATTCCGCCCATCTCGCGAAGCTCATCGCGATGGGTATCCCGCCCAATGAAACGACCCTGAGCGGAGACACGCCGCTCTGCGCCGCCGTGCGCATGGGGCGCGCTGAATGCGTCCGCGTGCTCGCGCTCGCGGGGGTGGACATGAACCAGCCTGCGCATGAAAAGCAGCCGCCCATCGCGATCGCGTCACTCCGCCGCAACGTGGAGGTGCTGGAGGCTCTGATCGATGCGGGGGTCGATCCGAACACGCGTTTCAAAACGCCCGTGGCCAAGCAGCTCATTGACCGCTGCATGATCAAGGATCTGCGCAATGCCATGGAGAGTGATCGAGGCATCACGCCGCTGATCTGCTGTGCCGCGCGTGGTGATGTGGAGGGCGCGGTCACTCTGATGCGCGCGGGTGCCAAGGCCGGCCTCGGCACCACGCGCTACCATCGTTATCCGATCAATTTCGCCGCCACGCAGGGCTATCTGTTTCTTATGCGCGTGTTGCTGGGCCGTGATCCTGATTCTGAGCCGGACACGCTCGTCACCGTCGATCTTTCCAGCCAGCGCGCCTGGGTGATGAAGGAGGGCCGCATCATCAACAGCACCTCTGTTTCAACCGGACGCGAAGGCTATGGCACACCCGCAGGCCGCTACGTGATCACGGACAAGCACACCACCCACACCTCCACGCTTTATCACGTCGCCATGCCCTGGTTCATGCGTTTGAACTGCGGGGCGATCGGTCTGCACAGCGGTTACGTCACCGGACGTCCCGCCTCGCATGGCTGCATCCGGCTGCCCCATGAGAAGGCGAAACAGTTTTTCAGCCAGGTCCGCGTGGGTGACGAGGTGCAGATCGTTTATTAA
- a CDS encoding PIN domain-containing protein, with protein sequence MKTSWPIRLVRALFFAFSVFIGMAIAMGLQQEAWTGAVSGALFMGLLMVLDAVFARFTLRDFSHATLGLAVGLFCASLITRIGVFNLAYFQNNADGGMIQNIVEICIYGTLAFFGVTFALRSDRDQFAFLIPYVRFRRDGSEGEPMLLDTNVIIDGRLPGVFATGFLSGAVVVPRFVLDELQRLSDSAEATKVMRGKRGLEMMEKLRALPEMTVSISEDAGGAADAPVDTRLVTLARELNARLLTNDENLAKVARLRGITVLSFRELAFALHPELSVGDELNLPLTKPGKDKNQAVGYLPDGTMIVVNNAAAQIGQTVEVVVSGTLPTSAGRLIFAEIKPAG encoded by the coding sequence ATGAAAACCTCCTGGCCCATCCGCCTTGTGCGCGCGCTGTTCTTCGCCTTCTCCGTTTTCATCGGCATGGCGATTGCGATGGGGCTGCAGCAGGAGGCTTGGACCGGGGCGGTGAGCGGTGCGCTGTTTATGGGGCTGCTCATGGTGCTGGATGCGGTGTTCGCGCGTTTCACGCTGCGCGATTTTTCGCATGCCACGCTGGGTCTGGCAGTGGGTTTGTTCTGTGCGTCGCTGATCACGCGGATCGGCGTGTTCAATCTCGCCTATTTCCAGAATAACGCCGATGGCGGGATGATTCAAAACATCGTGGAGATCTGCATCTACGGCACGCTGGCGTTTTTCGGCGTCACGTTTGCGCTGCGCAGCGACCGCGATCAGTTCGCCTTCCTGATCCCTTATGTTCGGTTTCGGCGCGATGGTTCTGAAGGCGAACCGATGCTGCTGGACACGAACGTGATCATTGATGGCCGGCTGCCCGGTGTGTTTGCCACCGGATTTCTCAGCGGCGCGGTGGTGGTGCCGCGCTTCGTGCTGGATGAGCTTCAGCGTCTGTCGGATTCTGCGGAGGCCACCAAGGTGATGCGCGGCAAACGTGGTCTGGAGATGATGGAAAAGCTGCGAGCACTGCCTGAGATGACCGTTTCCATCTCCGAAGATGCCGGAGGAGCGGCGGATGCTCCGGTGGACACGCGCCTGGTGACCCTGGCGCGAGAGCTGAACGCCCGGCTGCTCACGAATGACGAGAATCTCGCCAAAGTGGCCCGTTTGCGCGGGATCACGGTGCTCAGCTTCCGTGAACTGGCCTTTGCCCTGCATCCAGAACTCAGTGTGGGCGATGAACTGAATCTGCCGCTGACGAAACCGGGCAAGGACAAGAACCAGGCGGTGGGCTATCTGCCGGACGGCACCATGATCGTCGTGAACAACGCCGCCGCGCAGATCGGCCAGACGGTGGAGGTGGTGGTTTCCGGCACACTGCCGACGAGCGCCGGGCGTTTGATTTTTGCCGAGATCAAACCTGCGGGGTGA
- the recG gene encoding ATP-dependent DNA helicase RecG, with amino-acid sequence MIPLDLSLAEVPSLPAHAARLLAKEGIKTVADVVWHLPFRHEDRRQMQALAFQAGPLPSCHHVLVTKTGNKFFGGRSGVFEAVVQHATGRLGQQLTLKWWNMPFMSRVFAEGQELIVYGVIKDTKGRLSMSHPEYEIVKGGADDDAEQIHTGRITPIYRLKGAMTQKALRVAAWHVCQALPGAFCEDLLPTPSAEGEFVGQTRSLALREVHFPSSMEKLEQARRYLALEEFYGYQLRVARRKRRVIESGGRKQIGTGELLRDFFNELPFQLTTAQQRCLDEIHRDMASGAPMNRLLHGDVGSGKTVVAFAAMLRAVESGRQAVLMAPTQILAEQHARNARKWLEPLGLRVALRTGSKREDGDGLELIRGKSSSDKPEIVIGTHALLHDAELMHNTGIVVIDEQHKFGVAQRAKLIRKGDTPDVLVMTATPIPRTLTLTIYGDLEVSTIDQKPRDGVKIITKVRPKTKLKDAAKFLREQIEEGSQGYIVYALIDESEKLEAGAATKGHEEWSKLLAPCEVGLLHGRMSAEEKEDVMKRFRAGKLDALVSTTVIEVGIDVPNATVMFIHDAGRFGLAQLHQLRGRIGRGAHTSYCVLFVEDKDEENRQRLAIMEETSDGFQIAEEDLRRRGPGDVLGHAQSGQAPLLFGELLADTRLVRLARQLAERTLDEDPHLLRPALAVFRDEPVVAEKAQAMMQ; translated from the coding sequence GTGATTCCACTCGATCTGTCTCTTGCCGAAGTTCCCAGCCTGCCTGCGCATGCGGCGCGGTTGTTGGCGAAGGAAGGGATCAAAACGGTGGCGGATGTGGTGTGGCATCTGCCGTTCCGGCATGAGGACCGGCGGCAGATGCAGGCGCTGGCGTTTCAGGCGGGGCCGTTGCCGTCGTGTCATCATGTGTTGGTGACGAAGACGGGGAACAAGTTCTTTGGCGGGCGTTCCGGGGTGTTTGAGGCCGTGGTGCAGCATGCGACGGGGCGGCTGGGCCAGCAGCTCACGCTGAAGTGGTGGAACATGCCGTTCATGAGCCGGGTGTTTGCCGAAGGGCAGGAATTGATCGTCTATGGAGTGATCAAAGACACGAAGGGCCGTCTGAGCATGTCGCACCCGGAGTATGAGATCGTCAAAGGCGGGGCGGATGACGATGCGGAGCAGATCCACACCGGGCGCATCACACCGATCTACCGCCTGAAGGGCGCGATGACTCAAAAAGCGCTGCGCGTGGCGGCGTGGCATGTGTGTCAGGCGCTGCCAGGGGCGTTTTGCGAAGATCTGCTGCCGACGCCGAGCGCGGAAGGCGAGTTCGTCGGCCAAACACGATCACTAGCGCTGCGGGAGGTGCATTTTCCTTCCAGCATGGAGAAACTGGAGCAGGCGCGGCGCTATCTCGCGCTGGAGGAGTTTTACGGCTACCAGCTCCGCGTGGCACGGCGGAAGCGGCGGGTGATTGAATCGGGTGGGCGCAAGCAAATCGGCACAGGCGAGCTGCTGCGGGATTTTTTCAACGAGCTGCCCTTTCAGCTCACGACGGCGCAGCAGCGTTGCCTGGACGAGATTCATCGCGACATGGCCTCCGGCGCGCCGATGAACCGCCTCCTGCATGGCGATGTGGGCAGTGGCAAAACGGTGGTGGCCTTCGCGGCGATGCTGAGGGCGGTCGAATCCGGTCGGCAGGCAGTCTTGATGGCTCCGACGCAGATTTTGGCCGAGCAGCATGCGCGCAATGCGCGCAAGTGGCTGGAGCCGCTGGGCCTGCGCGTGGCGCTGCGGACGGGATCGAAGCGCGAGGATGGCGATGGTTTGGAATTGATACGCGGAAAGAGCAGTTCGGACAAACCAGAGATCGTGATCGGCACGCATGCGCTGCTGCATGACGCGGAGTTGATGCACAACACGGGGATCGTCGTCATCGACGAGCAGCACAAGTTTGGCGTGGCGCAGCGGGCGAAGCTGATCCGCAAGGGCGACACGCCGGATGTGCTGGTGATGACGGCCACGCCGATCCCGCGCACGCTGACACTGACGATCTACGGCGATCTGGAGGTCTCGACGATCGACCAGAAGCCGCGTGATGGCGTGAAGATCATCACGAAGGTGCGGCCGAAGACGAAACTGAAGGACGCGGCGAAATTTTTGCGCGAGCAGATCGAGGAAGGCAGCCAGGGTTACATCGTGTATGCGCTGATCGATGAATCGGAGAAGCTGGAGGCGGGTGCGGCGACGAAGGGGCATGAGGAGTGGTCCAAACTGCTCGCGCCGTGCGAAGTGGGGCTCCTGCACGGTCGGATGAGCGCGGAGGAGAAGGAGGATGTGATGAAACGTTTCCGTGCGGGCAAGCTGGACGCGCTGGTTTCGACGACGGTGATCGAGGTCGGCATCGACGTGCCGAACGCGACGGTGATGTTCATTCACGACGCGGGCCGGTTTGGCCTGGCGCAGCTTCATCAGCTCCGTGGGCGCATCGGGCGCGGGGCGCACACGAGCTACTGCGTCTTGTTTGTGGAGGACAAGGACGAGGAGAACCGCCAGCGCCTCGCGATCATGGAGGAGACGAGCGACGGTTTCCAGATCGCCGAGGAAGATCTGCGGCGGCGCGGTCCGGGCGATGTTTTGGGCCATGCGCAGAGCGGGCAGGCGCCGCTGCTCTTCGGTGAACTGCTGGCGGACACGCGGCTCGTTCGATTGGCGCGTCAGCTTGCCGAACGCACGCTGGATGAAGACCCGCACCTGCTGCGACCGGCGCTGGCGGTGTTCCGCGATGAGCCGGTGGTGGCTGAAAAGGCGCAGGCGATGATGCAATGA
- a CDS encoding transposase, with the protein MKKSRHSEEKIIGILREAQGGMKVKDVCARHNISVQTYYGWKRKYGGMQVDGVRQARALSEEPSAAR; encoded by the coding sequence ATGAAAAAGAGCAGACACAGTGAAGAGAAGATCATCGGCATCCTGCGTGAAGCGCAGGGTGGAATGAAGGTCAAAGACGTGTGCGCACGTCACAACATCAGCGTGCAGACCTACTACGGCTGGAAACGGAAGTATGGCGGGATGCAGGTTGATGGAGTCAGGCAGGCGCGGGCGCTGAGTGAGGAACCGAGCGCAGCGAGATAG
- a CDS encoding serine/threonine-protein kinase encodes MEELDALIPGYKFVEFIERGGMGAVYKAVQKSLNRTVAVKLLPQVHRNKESFAERFKREAHALALLNHPHIIAVHDFGETADGQMYYAMEFVSGMDLQHLLKRAPPEPRQILKIITQVCEALQFAHERGIVHRDIKPANILIDERGNVKVADFGLAKVVGPQSVDYTATGTTLGTPDYIAPEALDQDGKIDHRADIYSLGVMIYELFTGHVPKGVWEPPSVRSGADKGIDAIVSKAMQNNPEKRYQHVSDMTQVLEKLLRNSDNWKNFRRHPKSEITEPVGKPVRIPTDADTIRMKSRAAPKHWLAWAAALVLLGVGATAAWQAGWLPKGQEARAQAPAVTPPAPAAEPPSARSAPEQVNLVQWVFDHGGFVNVQTSASSEKQMGGVADIYSADALPAEPFTIWRVCLSTMPVSDEAVLEELVSRIREAGTVANLNLRGIAVPSDALQHLATIGTLTNLDLMASPSVTRDAIPHLGACKRLVMLRIGGSALPVESFIADELRKLLPDCLIKDAD; translated from the coding sequence ATGGAGGAGCTGGACGCGCTGATTCCAGGCTACAAGTTTGTCGAGTTCATCGAACGCGGGGGCATGGGAGCGGTGTACAAGGCGGTGCAGAAAAGCCTCAACCGCACGGTGGCTGTGAAACTATTGCCCCAGGTGCATCGGAACAAGGAAAGCTTCGCCGAGCGCTTCAAGCGCGAGGCCCACGCGCTCGCGCTGCTGAACCATCCGCACATCATCGCCGTACATGACTTCGGCGAGACCGCCGACGGCCAGATGTATTACGCGATGGAGTTCGTCTCCGGCATGGACCTGCAGCACCTGCTCAAGCGCGCTCCACCCGAGCCCCGGCAGATCCTCAAGATCATCACCCAGGTGTGCGAGGCGCTGCAGTTCGCGCACGAGCGCGGCATCGTGCATCGCGACATCAAGCCGGCGAACATTCTCATCGACGAGCGTGGCAATGTGAAGGTGGCGGACTTTGGCCTGGCGAAGGTTGTCGGCCCGCAGTCGGTCGATTACACCGCCACCGGCACAACGCTCGGCACGCCGGATTACATCGCGCCCGAAGCGCTCGATCAGGACGGGAAGATCGACCATCGCGCGGACATTTACTCGCTGGGCGTGATGATTTATGAGCTTTTCACCGGCCATGTGCCCAAGGGCGTGTGGGAGCCGCCCTCGGTTCGCTCTGGAGCGGACAAGGGCATTGATGCCATTGTCAGCAAGGCGATGCAGAACAACCCGGAGAAGCGCTACCAGCACGTCAGTGACATGACGCAGGTGCTGGAAAAGCTGCTCCGAAACAGCGACAACTGGAAAAACTTCCGTCGTCATCCCAAAAGCGAGATCACTGAGCCGGTTGGCAAACCCGTGCGGATTCCCACCGATGCCGACACGATTCGGATGAAGTCACGTGCCGCGCCAAAGCACTGGCTGGCTTGGGCGGCGGCCTTGGTACTGCTGGGTGTGGGCGCGACTGCTGCCTGGCAGGCAGGCTGGCTGCCCAAAGGGCAGGAGGCAAGGGCCCAAGCACCCGCAGTGACTCCGCCCGCGCCCGCCGCAGAGCCCCCGTCGGCCAGGTCGGCACCCGAGCAGGTGAATCTCGTCCAATGGGTCTTCGACCATGGCGGTTTCGTCAATGTACAGACCTCTGCCAGTTCGGAGAAGCAAATGGGCGGTGTTGCCGATATTTACTCTGCCGACGCTTTGCCTGCGGAACCCTTCACCATCTGGCGCGTGTGTCTTTCCACGATGCCGGTTTCGGATGAAGCGGTGCTGGAGGAACTCGTCTCCCGCATTCGCGAGGCGGGCACGGTGGCGAATCTGAACTTGCGCGGCATAGCGGTGCCGTCGGATGCGCTCCAGCATCTTGCCACCATCGGGACGCTCACCAACCTCGACCTGATGGCCAGCCCTTCCGTCACCCGGGATGCGATCCCCCACCTCGGCGCATGCAAGCGGCTGGTGATGTTGCGCATAGGCGGTTCAGCTCTGCCGGTGGAGAGCTTCATCGCCGATGAACTGCGCAAGCTGCTGCCGGATTGCCTCATTAAAGACGCCGACTAG